GTTCTAACTGAGATTTTGGGAGTTGGCTAATACGGTTATACGCACCGCGTAGCTTAAAAGAAAAGACAGGTTGGAGATCTTCGCGTTTAAAGCGAATGTGGTTGTTCAGTTTTTCACTAATTCGTGGTGCCGCTTCGAGTGGAGTTTCGATCGCAACATCGTAGACTGTTGCTTGTAATATTTGTCGAACCAAACGAGACAGCATGTTAATTTTCCATCTAACAGTTTAAAATAGATTTTTATTGTAACAAACCCCTGTACTTTTGGGCTGTATAAACAGCAACAAATGTCAAAAAATAGTTGAGCCAAGTTATGAGTCTGTATGCAACCCAAGATGAAAAGAAACAAGCTGTCGCAAAAGCTGCGTTGAAGCACTTGCCGAAAGGTGGGATTCTGGGTGTCGGTACAGGAAGTACTGTTAATTTCCTCATTGAGTTATTGCCTGAGCTTGAACTTGAAGCGGCAGTCGCAAGTTCGGAAGCAACTGCGCAGCGCCTTAAAAAATTAGGCATTGAAGTGGTGGATATGAACTCAGTTGCGAGCCTTGATGCCTATGTCGATGGTGCGGATGAAATCGATCGCAATATGCACATGATTAAAGGTGGTGGTGCTGCACTTACGCGTGAAAAAATTGTGGCTTCAATTGCGAAAAAATTCGTATGTATCGTGGATGATTCTAAATGGGTGGATCAATTGGGTCATGATTTCCCACTGCCAGTAGAAGTGATTCCAATGGCACGTTCTGCTGTAGCACGTAAAATCGTGGCATTGGGGGGTGACCCTGTGTATCGTACTGGTGTTGTGACAGATAACGGTAACGTGATTTTGGATGTTCATAACCTCAATATTTTGGATGCACTTGAACTTGAAAAAACCTTGAATGATATTCCAGGTGTGGTGTGTAACGGTATTTTTGCGATCAACAAGGCTGATATTGCTGTGGTTGCAACTGATAACGGTATTGAAGAGCGTACTGCGGTTTAATCAATAATCCCTCTAAATCTCCCTTTGTAAAAGGGAGACTTTTAAAAGCCCTTCTTTTTAAAAGAGGGTCTTCCCCCTTTAAAAAGGGGGACTGAGGGGGATTAAAGGATTTAGAAATAAAAAGAACAATCAATGACTCTAGCTGACTTACCTGAAATTCAAATCATCCGAAATATTCGTTCTACACGACTCAGACTCCGTGTTGATCAAGATCAGATTCGCTTAACTGCACCTGTGTTTTGTACCCAACGCCAAATTCAAAGTTTTATCGATCAGTCTGAACAGTGGTTGATTCAAACTTGGCAGAAACAACAAGAAAAAATCGTACAAATTGATAAAAGTTTACCCATAGAATTAAAGTTGTTTAATTTAGAGCAACCGTTACATATTCTTTATCAGGCTCAGAAAAAGTCATTCGATTTAGACTTGGAAAATCATCAGCTTTTAATCAGTGATCGTCAGCCTGAAACTTATCTCAAAGCCTTTGTGATTGGTTATGCTAAACAGTATTTACCGCTTTATTTGCAAGAGGTGAGTCAGGCATGTGGTTTGCCTTACGGCAAATGCTCCATTCGCCAGCCGAAGACACGTTGGGGAAGTTGTACTTCTAAGCATGACATTATGTTGAATAGTGGTTTGGTACTATTTCCAAAAGACATTACACGTTATGTGTGTGTGCATGAGTTAGCGCACACAAAACATTTTGATCATAGTGCGAGTTTTTGGAAAGAAGTTCTAAAGCATGATGCAAATTTTCAACAGCATCGCAAGATATTAAAAAGTACACCTATGCCTTGGTGGTGGATAATTATATAGAAAAATTAATAGGTTTATAGAACAAATGAATTTGGAATGCTTTTATGAAAATAATAATGATGCAAATGATCTGTTTAGTATTTATTTTAGGGTGCTCTAATCATACAAATGATTTGAATATGATGGTTAAAGAAGAATGTGAAATAAATGGATTTCACAGTGAGCAATGTAAAATTACTCGTTCTGATCAATTAACAGACATTGAAAAACTTTCATCATTGGGAGTTTTATATCTATTTGGTAGTAAGGAAAATGAAAGAAATTATTTAAAATCATATAATTTCTTTAAAATTTCAGAAAAATATAATGATGCCGAAGGACTCAATGGACTAGGTGTTATTTATATGTTTGGATTAGGTCGATATAAAGATCTGAATGAAGCGGAAAAACTGTTTAAAAAAGCAAATAGCTTAGGCGATAAAAATGCAAAAAATAATTTAGGTGAGTTGTTTAGGATCCAAAAAAATAGTGAACATGCTTTGTATTGGTTTAATTTAGGTATTCAGGATAATCCTGAAAAAGCATATGAAGGATTATCGAAATTATATATTGATCAGAATAATTTTAAGCAAGCTTATGCTTATGCACTTAAAGCTGCAAGATTGAGAAACACCGAATCTGAATATAATTTAGGTGTTTTTTACGAGAGAGGAATATATGTAAATAAGAACATTGATCAAGCAATCTATTGGTATGAGCGTGCAGCGAATCAAGGTCATGTTGATGCTAAAAATAATTTAAATCTCTTACGTAAAAAAGTAAATAATTATCCTTAAAATAAGAATTATCTTTCATAAATCGTTCTTTAGTCAGTTCTAAATTATAGGAGCCTTAGATTAAATTGAATCTTAAATCGAGTCTTTAACTTCGTTTATGATATTTCAAAGCAAGAATTTTGAAGATTTTCAAGCGAACCCATTCTGCTTAATTCTTCTTCTTTTAATTTATGAAAGAGATACCGTCTGAAACGTTAAGCAAATTATTGAAAATTCATGCTGAATAATCTGCTTGGTAAGGTTGTTGATGTTTGAGTACACCATAACAAAGATGAACCAACTTCCTCATCGCAGCTCCAATCGCTATCATTTTGGTTTTACCATTGGCCAATAACCTTTTATTCATCCCTTTGATATGAGGATTATGTCGAGTTGCGACAATGGCTGCCATATATAAACCAGCACGTATTTTGGAAGAGCCCGCTTTGGATAAACGGCTTCTACCATGAATCGAGCTACCCGACTGCTTTTGAATGGGAACCAAGCCAACAAAGGCAGCCGCTTGACTAGCCCTTTCAAACGTATGGCTGCGCAAGAAACTCAGCATTAATAAACTGGTTCGATCTGCAATGGCTGGAATACTGCTGAGCAGTTCTTTATCATTTTTTAAATCGGGATTCTGATCAATGTGATCATCAACTTGCTGGTCGATACCCTGAATGTGTTTGTTTAACTGTTCAATGCTCTTATGGATAGATTGAAGTACAGGTTCCATCGTGAAGGTAGACTCTGCTTTTTCCAAACGATTCTCTTCACGTTGTAAATCTTCACAAAGAGCAGCTCTTCTATCCAACAAAGCATTCAGCAATTGAATATGTTGGGGTAAAGGTTGCCAAAAATGTAGATCAGCAGTCATTGCGAATCGGGCTAGAACCTCACTATCTACCTTGTCTGTTTTATTCAGCTTAGACATACTCTGAGCAAAATATCGAGCTCTGGCAGGATTGGTTACGCAGACTTGATAGCCCGCATCAAATAAATATTTCGCCAAGAGTTCATGATAAATAGAAGTTGCTTCCATTAAAGTAATGGTCTGCGTAGAAGTTACAGCATGCTGCTTTAGCCAAGTTTGAAGTTGCTCAAAACCTTTTGGTGTATTTGAAAAAGTTTTAGTCTTCTTTTTACTTACAGAGTTTTCTAAAATTAAACAGCAATCAATTTTAGCTTTAGCAACATCAATACCAAGATAAAACATAATTTTTACCTGCTTTATTTATTCAATTATTGTTTTAGCATAACCACCGTCTTTTCTTGTGAATACAGCATCAAAGTGCCTAGTTACCCGTCCAGAGTTGTGCAAGTGGTTAGGGCAAATTGTAGGTTTTATCTCTTTCACAGACTAAAAGTCTTAGGTCTATTACAAACTCTACAATTTGCATATAGTGGAAGCTAATCACTACAAGCGCTAAGATACAAGATCTATTGCTTAAAAATTTATTCTAGGGTAGGTTTGTGAAATAAAGGAATGTTAAGCTAAAATTGGATCGAAATATAATAAATATAAAGAGAGAAAGAATGTTTAGTTTTGATGAAGAACTCACCGATTTTATTGGTCTAATTATAAAGTTTTTAATTGTTCAGTGGATTTTTTTTTGGACAGTATTGATTATTCCAGCACAAGAAAATTATTTATTGATTAAGGATGGACAGTATCAGTATCAGACGTATAGAGTTCCGCAGGATGTGAGCTATAAAATTAAGCGAATTGAACATAAGAATATAATTGATTTAGTTTTAATTAAGGATTTCCAAGATGTTTTAAGAATAAATTGTGAGGGACTTTTTGTTAATGGGGCGAATGAAGAGGTTTGCGGTATTTTTTTAGACAAAACTAAAAATGTTAGCCATATTGCGTTCTATGAGCGATATCCAGAGAACGGTTATAAAACAGTTTATGAATTAAAAGGAGTGACATATAGAGATGTGCTAGGCAAAACTAATACAATAGAAATGTCGATTTTGTCTTATGAGGATAAAGAATATTTAAATAGTGCAAAGTTGAAATTTTTAATGAGTATCGTGGGGAGCTCTTTGGTTTTATGTTTCTTCTTTTTCTTATTTTATTCGATTGATTTTAGAAAGCCTAAAAGGAAAGAAGTTAAATTTTTAATATACCTTAAGAATACAATAAAATATTCTGTCCTTATTTTTATCATTTATCAATTTATTAAAATTTGGTATTTCATATTCCATTCCTTATAAAAAGACACTTGGGGGGAGGGTGTGTTGAACAAATTGAAAATATTTATAGCTTTAAAAAAATAACCAAATCCAAGCAAAACAGTTCAGAAATCACCAACTTCCTGTCATACTTAGTTCTTCAAATGGATATTTTTGATTAGAGGTAAATATCGTGATTTCAGTAGGTATTGTTGGCGGTACAGGTTATACAGGCGTTGAATTGTTGCGTCTTTTGCTCCGTCATCCAAACGTTCAAGTAAACGTACTGACTTCACGTACCGAAGACGGTCGCCGTGTCGATGATATGTTCCCAAGTCTTCGTGGACATACCGATCTGTGCTATTCAGATTTAAACATTGATGAATTAAAAAAATGCGACGTCGTATTTTTTGCTACGCCACATGGTGTGGCGATGAAACATGCTGAAGAATTGGTTGCTGCAAATACCAAAGTGATCGATTTGGCTGCCGATTTCCGTTTACAAGATTTAGAACAGTTTGAGAAGTGGTATGGCATGCAACACGCTTGCCCAGAACTACTGAAAGACTCTGTTTATGGTTTATCTGAACTCAATCGTGACAAAATTAAAAATGCACAAGTGATTGGTAACCCAGGTTGTTACCCAACAACCGTACAATTGGGTCTGGCTCCACTGTTTAAACAAGCTGAAGTATTGGTGAAGCCTGAAAGCATTATTATTGATGCCAAATCTGGGGTATCAGGTGCAGGTCGTAAAGCAAGCTTAGGCATGATCTATTCTGAAAACTCAGACAACTTTAAAGCCTATGGCGTAGCAGGTCACCGCCATCAACCTGAAATTGTAGAAGCTTTAGAAAATATTTCAGGCTTAAAAGATGTGTTTGATCACATTGTATTTGTGCCACATTTGGTGCCTATGATTCGTGGTATGCTCAGCACGATTTATGTAGATTTGACCGATGCTGGGG
The sequence above is drawn from the Acinetobacter lanii genome and encodes:
- the rpiA gene encoding ribose-5-phosphate isomerase RpiA, which codes for MSLYATQDEKKQAVAKAALKHLPKGGILGVGTGSTVNFLIELLPELELEAAVASSEATAQRLKKLGIEVVDMNSVASLDAYVDGADEIDRNMHMIKGGGAALTREKIVASIAKKFVCIVDDSKWVDQLGHDFPLPVEVIPMARSAVARKIVALGGDPVYRTGVVTDNGNVILDVHNLNILDALELEKTLNDIPGVVCNGIFAINKADIAVVATDNGIEERTAV
- a CDS encoding M48 family metallopeptidase — protein: MTLADLPEIQIIRNIRSTRLRLRVDQDQIRLTAPVFCTQRQIQSFIDQSEQWLIQTWQKQQEKIVQIDKSLPIELKLFNLEQPLHILYQAQKKSFDLDLENHQLLISDRQPETYLKAFVIGYAKQYLPLYLQEVSQACGLPYGKCSIRQPKTRWGSCTSKHDIMLNSGLVLFPKDITRYVCVHELAHTKHFDHSASFWKEVLKHDANFQQHRKILKSTPMPWWWIII
- a CDS encoding tetratricopeptide repeat protein, whose translation is MKIIMMQMICLVFILGCSNHTNDLNMMVKEECEINGFHSEQCKITRSDQLTDIEKLSSLGVLYLFGSKENERNYLKSYNFFKISEKYNDAEGLNGLGVIYMFGLGRYKDLNEAEKLFKKANSLGDKNAKNNLGELFRIQKNSEHALYWFNLGIQDNPEKAYEGLSKLYIDQNNFKQAYAYALKAARLRNTESEYNLGVFYERGIYVNKNIDQAIYWYERAANQGHVDAKNNLNLLRKKVNNYP
- a CDS encoding IS110 family RNA-guided transposase is translated as MFYLGIDVAKAKIDCCLILENSVSKKKTKTFSNTPKGFEQLQTWLKQHAVTSTQTITLMEATSIYHELLAKYLFDAGYQVCVTNPARARYFAQSMSKLNKTDKVDSEVLARFAMTADLHFWQPLPQHIQLLNALLDRRAALCEDLQREENRLEKAESTFTMEPVLQSIHKSIEQLNKHIQGIDQQVDDHIDQNPDLKNDKELLSSIPAIADRTSLLMLSFLRSHTFERASQAAAFVGLVPIQKQSGSSIHGRSRLSKAGSSKIRAGLYMAAIVATRHNPHIKGMNKRLLANGKTKMIAIGAAMRKLVHLCYGVLKHQQPYQADYSA
- the argC gene encoding N-acetyl-gamma-glutamyl-phosphate reductase gives rise to the protein MISVGIVGGTGYTGVELLRLLLRHPNVQVNVLTSRTEDGRRVDDMFPSLRGHTDLCYSDLNIDELKKCDVVFFATPHGVAMKHAEELVAANTKVIDLAADFRLQDLEQFEKWYGMQHACPELLKDSVYGLSELNRDKIKNAQVIGNPGCYPTTVQLGLAPLFKQAEVLVKPESIIIDAKSGVSGAGRKASLGMIYSENSDNFKAYGVAGHRHQPEIVEALENISGLKDVFDHIVFVPHLVPMIRGMLSTIYVDLTDAGDALDLQALYEQFYANEAFVDVMPANSSPETRSVRGANQLRIALYKPQPKKLVILSVQDNLVKGAAGQAVQNMNLMFGFEEDAGLQGIGLLP